The proteins below are encoded in one region of Scatophagus argus isolate fScaArg1 chromosome 24, fScaArg1.pri, whole genome shotgun sequence:
- the pln gene encoding cardiac phospholamban, whose protein sequence is MERVQHMTKSAIRRASQIEVNPQAKRNLQELFVNFTLILICLLLIYIIVLLSS, encoded by the coding sequence ATGGAGCGCGTTCAGCACATGACCAAGTCGGCCATCCGCCGAGCGTCTCAGATCGAGGTGAACCCGCAGGCCAAGAGGAACCTGCAGGAGCTTTTCGTCAACTTCACCCTCATCCTCATATGCCTGCTTCTCATTTACATCATCGTCCTGCTGAGCAGCTGA